The Patescibacteria group bacterium genome window below encodes:
- a CDS encoding DNA alkylation repair protein translates to MVNKKLKEKELISASNISSALKRLANKKMASKALSFFKTSPGQYGHGDKFLGIRVPKVREIAAKSKPKIKELNKLLLSPWHEERLVALIILNNYYKQANKEEKIFLENFYLKNLNKVNNWDLVDSSAHQILGERLAKNKKLFIKLLESSNLWYRRVAIVGTYKTIKENNFSLIIKAAEKIIKNKEKEDLIHKATGWMLREVGKRDKKTLIDFLKKYSFIMPRTMLRYAIEKMSKKERQAWLKK, encoded by the coding sequence ATGGTTAATAAAAAATTAAAAGAAAAGGAGTTAATTTCAGCTAGCAATATAAGTTCAGCACTTAAGCGATTAGCAAATAAAAAAATGGCTTCTAAAGCCTTAAGTTTTTTTAAAACATCTCCCGGTCAATATGGGCATGGGGATAAATTTCTAGGAATTAGGGTGCCGAAAGTTAGAGAAATCGCTGCTAAGTCCAAACCAAAAATAAAAGAGCTTAATAAGCTTTTATTATCTCCTTGGCATGAAGAAAGACTTGTTGCCTTAATAATCTTAAATAATTATTATAAACAAGCGAATAAAGAGGAAAAAATATTTTTGGAAAACTTTTATCTTAAAAACCTAAATAAGGTAAATAATTGGGACTTAGTGGACTCTTCAGCTCATCAAATCCTGGGAGAGAGACTTGCTAAAAATAAAAAGCTTTTTATAAAACTTCTTGAATCTTCCAATCTCTGGTACAGAAGGGTGGCGATTGTCGGGACATATAAAACTATTAAAGAGAACAATTTTTCGCTAATTATAAAAGCAGCTGAAAAAATAATAAAAAATAAAGAGAAGGAAGACCTTATCCATAAAGCTACCGGTTGGATGCTTAGAGAGGTTGGCAAAAGAGATAAAAAAACTTTAATAGACTTTCTTAAAAAATATTCTTTTATAATGCCTCGTACTATGTTACGTTATGCCATTGAAAAAATGAGTAAAAAAGAAAGACAAGCTTGGCTTAAAAAATAA
- the pyk gene encoding pyruvate kinase produces the protein MKTSIIATIGTASDNEKTIEKMALNGADCLRINFSHANREQYLRVKQAVKKIRKKTGKKLIIMQDLQGPRLRIGKLKKPLPITIGEIYYFKRFKAEINNREIPVDNNLIIRQIKKGDKIFLGNGEIVMTTIGKGKDYFKARAENSGLLLSRKGINLPQTSLAKNNPTAQDLKDIKFALEEGVEAIALSFVESAKEIIKVRNFIKKYNKQKTPRLIIKIERAEALKNIEEIILASDGIMIARGDLGIETPLEDLPIIQKHLIARAHWHNKPAIVATEMLLSMTKHPRPTRAEVADIANAIFDGADAVMLSEETAIGVHPDKVVQTMKKIADRTDSHLGWANRFKEIFNLN, from the coding sequence ATGAAAACTTCCATTATCGCCACTATCGGCACTGCCTCAGATAACGAAAAAACTATTGAAAAAATGGCCTTAAATGGTGCAGACTGTTTACGTATAAACTTTTCACACGCCAATCGTGAACAATACCTTAGGGTTAAACAAGCGGTTAAAAAAATCAGAAAAAAGACCGGCAAGAAACTAATAATCATGCAGGATCTTCAAGGACCCAGGCTAAGAATCGGAAAACTTAAAAAACCTCTGCCAATCACTATTGGAGAAATTTATTATTTTAAAAGATTTAAGGCTGAAATAAATAACCGAGAAATACCGGTAGATAATAATTTAATTATCAGACAAATTAAAAAGGGTGATAAAATATTTTTAGGTAATGGAGAGATTGTTATGACAACCATTGGTAAAGGTAAAGACTACTTTAAAGCCCGAGCAGAAAACTCCGGACTCTTATTATCCCGTAAAGGCATTAACCTCCCACAAACTTCTTTGGCTAAAAATAATCCCACCGCCCAAGATCTTAAAGACATTAAATTCGCTTTAGAGGAAGGAGTTGAGGCTATTGCTTTGTCTTTTGTTGAATCAGCTAAAGAAATAATCAAAGTAAGGAACTTTATTAAGAAATACAATAAACAAAAGACTCCTCGCTTGATTATTAAAATAGAAAGAGCTGAGGCTCTAAAAAATATTGAAGAAATAATCTTAGCCTCAGATGGTATTATGATTGCCAGAGGAGATTTGGGCATTGAAACTCCGTTAGAAGATTTACCGATTATCCAAAAACATCTAATCGCCAGAGCCCATTGGCATAATAAACCGGCCATTGTAGCCACCGAGATGCTTCTTTCAATGACTAAGCATCCTCGTCCCACCAGAGCCGAGGTAGCAGATATTGCCAACGCCATCTTTGACGGCGCCGACGCGGTGATGTTATCCGAAGAAACCGCTATTGGTGTTCATCCGGATAAAGTTGTACAAACCATGAAAAAAATAGCAGACCGCACCGATTCTCATCTTGGTTGGGCTA
- a CDS encoding acyl-CoA desaturase, with protein MQQQYKIKFRGTAREAEFWEVLVKRVDGYFETNNLSEKGNIGLRIKSGVMLSLYLFPYLALILFEINSWVAALGLVSVMGLGKAGIGMSITHDASHGAYSESTRVNRWMSRLVWLIGNNEKSWEIQHNYYHHTFTNLEGQDEDLGTQGIMVFSEHAKVRRWHKWQHLYAWPLYSLLTITKLFGEIFRISVYAKQGLPKSFHPNKVVEYWKLFFIKTIYLFFMIVLPTMATSFTWWQVCIGFLVMHAVASFILSIVFQLAHIVEGAEQPEVVNGTVNRKWPVHELASTANFKTTVWFQWFIGCLNHQIEHHLFRHICHVHYPAISVIVRDTAEEFDLEYKLNSSFIEGVKSHYRRLKELVGGKNKGD; from the coding sequence ATGCAACAACAGTACAAAATTAAGTTCAGGGGAACAGCTAGAGAAGCTGAGTTCTGGGAAGTATTAGTTAAAAGGGTTGATGGTTATTTTGAAACAAATAACCTAAGCGAGAAAGGTAATATTGGATTACGCATAAAAAGTGGCGTTATGTTGTCTTTGTATCTATTTCCATACTTAGCGCTGATCTTATTTGAGATTAACTCCTGGGTGGCTGCTTTAGGTTTAGTTTCGGTCATGGGGCTGGGTAAAGCGGGCATTGGCATGAGTATAACTCATGATGCCTCGCACGGGGCATATTCAGAGTCAACGAGGGTAAACAGATGGATGAGTCGACTAGTTTGGTTGATTGGTAATAATGAGAAAAGCTGGGAAATACAGCATAATTATTACCACCATACTTTCACCAATCTTGAGGGTCAAGACGAGGATCTCGGGACTCAAGGAATTATGGTTTTTTCAGAACATGCCAAAGTTAGAAGATGGCATAAATGGCAACATCTTTATGCTTGGCCTCTCTATTCACTGTTGACGATTACCAAGCTATTTGGTGAGATCTTTCGTATCTCTGTTTATGCCAAACAGGGACTGCCGAAAAGCTTTCATCCAAACAAGGTAGTTGAATATTGGAAATTATTTTTCATAAAGACTATCTATTTGTTCTTTATGATAGTCCTACCGACTATGGCAACAAGTTTTACTTGGTGGCAAGTCTGTATCGGGTTTCTAGTGATGCACGCAGTCGCAAGTTTTATCCTTTCAATTGTGTTCCAGTTGGCACATATAGTTGAGGGGGCGGAGCAACCCGAAGTAGTAAATGGCACAGTTAACCGGAAGTGGCCTGTTCATGAGTTGGCTTCCACAGCCAATTTTAAAACCACGGTTTGGTTTCAGTGGTTCATTGGATGCCTCAATCACCAAATTGAGCATCATTTATTTCGTCATATCTGCCATGTTCATTACCCGGCAATTTCAGTGATTGTGAGGGACACGGCAGAAGAGTTTGACTTGGAATACAAGTTAAACTCATCGTTCATTGAGGGAGTTAAATCCCATTATCGTCGATTAAAAGAATTAGTAGGAGGAAAAAATAAAGGTGATTAG